The following proteins are co-located in the Sphingorhabdus lutea genome:
- a CDS encoding peroxiredoxin, with amino-acid sequence MVISVGDKIAEVALTKVTSEGPAKINSNEYFAGKTVALFSVPGAFTPTCSAKHLPGFVSKAAELKAKGVDEIACTAVNDAFVMGEWNKLTGSEDIIMLADGNGDFVESLGLTMDASAFGMGKRGQRFSMLVKDGAVTHLFVEAPGDFNVSSAEYMLEQI; translated from the coding sequence ATGGTTATTTCAGTTGGCGATAAAATCGCAGAGGTCGCATTAACAAAAGTTACAAGCGAGGGCCCTGCAAAAATTAACTCAAATGAATATTTTGCCGGTAAAACTGTGGCATTATTCTCCGTCCCTGGCGCATTCACGCCCACATGTTCGGCAAAACATTTACCCGGTTTTGTTAGCAAAGCCGCAGAATTAAAAGCAAAAGGCGTTGATGAAATTGCCTGCACCGCAGTTAATGACGCCTTTGTGATGGGTGAATGGAATAAATTAACCGGATCGGAAGATATTATCATGCTTGCCGATGGCAATGGTGATTTTGTGGAATCTTTGGGCCTGACAATGGATGCATCTGCATTTGGCATGGGCAAAAGGGGACAGCGTTTCTCAATGCTGGTCAAAGACGGCGCCGTCACCCATTTATTTGTCGAAGCGCCCGGTGATTTTAATGTCAGTTCAGCAGAATATATGTTGGAGCAGATTTAA
- a CDS encoding 2-hydroxychromene-2-carboxylate isomerase: MTLSADIFWSFRSPYSFLAMPKYRAMLHEYDVILNLRPVYPLAIRQPDFFERNHPNWLSYTVRDVMRVAQKNGINMAMPNPDPIKQNMMTREISPDQPHIYRLTRLGQVAARQGRSFAFADEVSQLIWGGVINWHEGEYLAEAAMRAGLNFAEMEQIALNDAPQLDKEIADNQKALERGGHWGVPTLIFDEEPFFGQDRIELAIWRMKEKGLKAR, encoded by the coding sequence ATGACATTATCCGCAGATATTTTTTGGTCCTTTCGTTCACCCTATAGTTTTTTGGCAATGCCGAAATATCGCGCCATGTTGCATGAATATGACGTCATATTAAATTTACGGCCCGTTTATCCACTTGCCATTAGGCAGCCAGATTTTTTTGAACGAAATCATCCCAATTGGTTAAGCTATACAGTCCGTGATGTGATGCGCGTGGCACAAAAGAACGGGATAAATATGGCCATGCCAAATCCCGACCCCATCAAACAAAATATGATGACGCGGGAAATTTCCCCTGATCAGCCGCATATATATCGTTTGACCCGATTGGGCCAAGTGGCCGCGCGGCAGGGCCGATCATTTGCCTTTGCCGATGAGGTGTCGCAATTAATTTGGGGCGGTGTCATCAATTGGCATGAGGGTGAATATTTGGCAGAGGCAGCGATGCGTGCCGGATTGAACTTTGCCGAAATGGAACAAATAGCGTTAAATGATGCGCCGCAATTGGATAAGGAAATAGCCGATAATCAAAAGGCATTGGAGAGAGGCGGCCATTGGGGCGTTCCCACATTGATTTTTGATGAAGAGCCATTTTTTGGTCAAGACCGCATCGAATTGGCCATTTGGCGGATGAAAGAAAAAGGATTAAAGGCCCGATGA
- the ahcY gene encoding adenosylhomocysteinase, with product MTSGIVNSEHDYVIKDIKLADFGHKEIEIAETEMPGLMALRKEFGEAQPLKGARITGSLHMTIQTAVLIDTLVALGAEVRWASCNIFSTQDHAAAAMADKGIPVFAIKGETLDEYWEYVARIFSWGDTPCNMILDDGGDATMFALWGARVEAGEELFTPDNEEEVAFAKVLKKFLAENPGYLTKTVAAIKGVSEETTTGVHRLYELAKVGKLPFPAINVNDSVTKSKFDNLYGCRESLVDAIRRATDVMLAGKIACVAGFGDVGKGSAASLRQGGARVLVTEADPICALQAAMEGYEVVTMEEAAPRADIFCTATGNVDVITVDHMRAMKDRAIVCNIGHFDSEIQVGALSNMKWSEIKPQVDEVEFADGKKIILLAKGRLVNLGCATGHPSFVMSSSFTNQVLAQIELFLRPEQYENQVYVLPKHLDEKVAALHLEKLGVKLTTLSEKQASYIGVTPEGPFKPDHYRY from the coding sequence GTGACAAGCGGTATAGTGAATAGCGAACATGATTATGTCATTAAAGATATAAAATTGGCAGATTTTGGGCATAAAGAAATTGAAATTGCCGAAACCGAAATGCCAGGATTGATGGCGCTGCGTAAAGAATTTGGCGAAGCACAGCCGTTAAAAGGGGCGCGTATTACCGGCTCTTTACATATGACCATTCAAACTGCCGTTTTAATCGACACATTGGTTGCATTGGGCGCGGAAGTACGCTGGGCAAGTTGCAATATTTTCTCAACACAGGATCATGCAGCGGCGGCAATGGCGGATAAAGGTATTCCTGTATTCGCCATTAAAGGCGAAACTTTGGATGAATATTGGGAATATGTGGCGCGTATTTTCTCATGGGGCGACACACCATGTAATATGATTTTGGATGATGGCGGTGATGCCACCATGTTTGCATTATGGGGCGCACGGGTTGAGGCAGGCGAGGAGCTATTCACTCCTGATAATGAAGAAGAAGTTGCCTTTGCCAAGGTGTTGAAAAAATTTCTTGCCGAGAATCCCGGCTATCTCACTAAAACCGTTGCTGCGATTAAAGGGGTTTCGGAAGAAACAACTACTGGCGTCCACCGTCTTTATGAATTGGCAAAGGTTGGCAAATTGCCATTCCCTGCGATTAACGTGAACGACAGTGTGACCAAATCGAAATTCGACAATCTATATGGCTGCCGCGAAAGTTTGGTTGATGCCATCCGCCGCGCAACCGATGTGATGTTGGCTGGTAAAATTGCCTGTGTTGCTGGCTTTGGCGATGTGGGCAAGGGATCTGCTGCATCATTACGTCAGGGCGGCGCCCGTGTTTTGGTGACCGAAGCTGATCCAATTTGCGCATTGCAGGCTGCAATGGAAGGTTATGAAGTTGTCACAATGGAGGAAGCTGCTCCTCGCGCAGATATTTTCTGCACCGCCACGGGTAATGTTGATGTTATTACCGTTGATCACATGCGCGCGATGAAAGACCGCGCCATTGTCTGCAATATTGGCCATTTTGACAGCGAAATTCAGGTTGGGGCGCTTTCCAACATGAAATGGAGCGAAATTAAACCTCAAGTGGATGAGGTTGAATTTGCCGATGGTAAAAAGATTATACTGCTTGCCAAAGGGCGTCTGGTCAATTTAGGCTGCGCCACTGGTCATCCAAGCTTTGTTATGTCGAGCAGCTTTACCAACCAAGTTTTGGCACAAATTGAGTTGTTCCTCCGTCCAGAGCAATATGAAAATCAAGTTTATGTTTTGCCAAAGCATTTGGATGAAAAAGTGGCTGCATTACATCTTGAAAAATTGGGTGTAAAATTGACCACTTTAAGCGAGAAGCAGGCAAGCTATATTGGTGTGACACCAGAAGGTCCGTTTAAGCCCGATCATTATCGCTACTAA
- a CDS encoding alpha/beta fold hydrolase, whose product MSILNSTDFMSFDGNILKIHQMGSGRPILLLHGLFSSAEMNWIKFGHAQALCNAGFHVVMPDFRAHGQSSAPHDPAAYPNDVLVQDILCLLDYFAWDDYDLAGFSLGARTTAKLLTNGVKPNRAILTGMGWQGLSGWDGRRQFFIDAIDKRETVKRGDAHWFAVQFMKSQKIDPIAARLLLNSFGSMDVDALLKIDLPMAVICGRDDDDNGSAPLLAEKLSNAIYYEISGTHMSSVVETDLSGKMIEFLQQT is encoded by the coding sequence ATGAGTATATTAAACAGCACGGATTTTATGTCATTTGATGGGAATATATTGAAAATTCATCAAATGGGCAGCGGGCGGCCCATATTATTGCTGCATGGATTATTTTCCAGCGCAGAGATGAATTGGATTAAATTTGGTCATGCGCAGGCGCTATGCAATGCAGGGTTTCATGTGGTGATGCCAGATTTCCGTGCGCATGGGCAGAGCAGCGCACCGCATGATCCCGCGGCCTACCCCAATGATGTGTTGGTTCAGGATATATTATGCCTGTTGGATTATTTCGCATGGGACGATTATGATTTGGCCGGATTTTCATTGGGTGCGCGAACAACGGCAAAATTACTGACCAATGGGGTAAAGCCGAATAGGGCGATTTTGACCGGCATGGGATGGCAGGGGTTAAGCGGATGGGATGGCCGCCGCCAATTTTTTATCGATGCCATAGATAAACGAGAAACGGTGAAACGCGGCGATGCCCACTGGTTTGCCGTTCAATTTATGAAAAGTCAGAAAATTGATCCTATTGCTGCACGCTTATTGTTAAACAGCTTTGGTTCAATGGATGTGGATGCTTTATTGAAAATTGACCTGCCCATGGCGGTGATTTGTGGGCGTGACGATGATGATAATGGCTCTGCCCCGTTATTGGCGGAGAAATTATCAAATGCCATTTATTATGAAATTTCAGGCACGCATATGAGCAGCGTGGTTGAGACGGATTTATCAGGTAAAATGATTGAATTTCTGCAACAAACATAA
- a CDS encoding M2 family metallopeptidase codes for MIKRFPKMASSILALSIATMAQPAMANHAEMDEVAADEVVGEAKPLTVQDAEAFVANVEKQSFDYSVEASRIYWVNSTYITEDTDALAAKAGAKGTEMSVQFALEAAKYQNIPGLSAETARKLNMIRGGLVLPAPTTEGAATELNEIATKLNSAYGKGKGRLNGKEMNGSDIEAAMGTNRNPEELKEMWQSWHENVGGPMREDYAKMVAIANEGAEELGFSDVGSMWRSGYDMPADEFAKTMDQLWMEVKPLYDELHTYTRNKLNQKYGDKVQSKTGPIRADLLGNMWAQEWGGIYDIVAPEGAGDIGYDITDLLIAKEYDAKKMVKAGEVFFSSLGFDPLPETFWTRSQFTKPQDREVVCHASAWDIDNVDDIRIKMCIKVNGDDFVTIHHELGHNYYQRAYNKQDYLHLNGANDGFHEAIGDMLALSITPEYLVQIGLLDKSNVPGADKDVGLLLRQAMDKVAFLPFGLLVDKWRWGVFDGSIATSDYNKGWTDLRLKYQGIIPPVERSEKNFDPGAKYHIPGNTPYSRYFLARILQFQFYKAACDAAGWKGPLHRCSFYGNKEVGAKLNAMLEMGASKPWPDALEAFTGTRQMSGKAMIEYFAPLLAWLKKENKGQKKGW; via the coding sequence ATGATTAAACGCTTTCCCAAAATGGCGTCATCAATATTGGCATTGTCAATCGCAACAATGGCGCAGCCAGCCATGGCGAACCACGCTGAAATGGATGAGGTCGCTGCGGACGAGGTTGTCGGTGAGGCCAAGCCATTGACCGTGCAAGATGCAGAGGCATTTGTTGCCAATGTTGAAAAACAATCATTTGATTATTCGGTTGAGGCAAGCCGAATTTATTGGGTCAATTCAACCTATATTACCGAAGATACCGATGCATTGGCCGCGAAGGCAGGGGCAAAGGGTACAGAAATGTCGGTGCAATTTGCTTTAGAAGCAGCAAAATATCAAAATATCCCTGGGCTTTCAGCTGAAACTGCACGCAAGTTAAATATGATTAGGGGTGGGTTGGTACTGCCCGCGCCGACCACCGAAGGCGCAGCGACCGAATTAAATGAAATTGCGACCAAATTAAACTCTGCCTATGGCAAAGGGAAGGGTAGGTTAAACGGTAAAGAAATGAACGGCAGCGACATTGAAGCTGCGATGGGGACCAATCGCAATCCCGAAGAATTAAAGGAAATGTGGCAAAGCTGGCATGAAAATGTAGGCGGGCCAATGCGTGAAGATTATGCAAAAATGGTCGCTATTGCAAATGAAGGCGCAGAAGAGCTGGGCTTTAGCGATGTGGGCAGCATGTGGCGGTCGGGTTATGACATGCCCGCCGATGAATTTGCAAAAACAATGGATCAGCTTTGGATGGAGGTAAAACCATTATATGATGAACTTCACACCTATACCCGTAATAAATTAAACCAAAAATATGGTGATAAGGTTCAATCCAAAACAGGGCCAATTCGCGCGGATTTATTGGGTAATATGTGGGCGCAGGAATGGGGCGGTATTTATGATATAGTCGCACCAGAGGGCGCGGGCGATATTGGTTATGATATAACCGATTTGTTAATCGCAAAAGAATATGACGCCAAAAAAATGGTGAAAGCTGGTGAGGTTTTTTTCTCTTCATTGGGGTTTGATCCATTGCCAGAAACATTTTGGACAAGGTCGCAATTCACAAAACCACAAGACCGCGAGGTTGTGTGCCATGCATCGGCATGGGATATCGACAATGTTGATGATATCCGCATTAAAATGTGCATTAAGGTGAATGGTGATGATTTTGTGACTATCCATCATGAGCTTGGCCATAATTATTATCAACGCGCCTACAATAAACAGGATTATCTGCACTTAAATGGCGCGAATGATGGCTTCCATGAGGCCATTGGAGATATGCTTGCATTGTCCATTACACCTGAATATTTGGTGCAAATTGGCTTGTTGGACAAATCTAATGTTCCCGGTGCGGATAAGGATGTTGGATTATTATTACGTCAAGCAATGGATAAGGTGGCGTTTCTACCCTTTGGATTATTGGTTGATAAATGGCGTTGGGGCGTGTTTGATGGGTCAATTGCGACCAGTGATTATAATAAGGGGTGGACCGATTTACGGTTAAAATATCAAGGAATTATCCCGCCTGTGGAGCGAAGTGAGAAAAATTTTGATCCTGGCGCAAAATATCATATCCCGGGGAACACCCCATATTCGCGCTATTTCCTAGCCCGAATTTTGCAATTCCAATTTTACAAGGCAGCATGTGATGCCGCCGGATGGAAAGGACCTCTGCATCGCTGTTCTTTCTATGGAAATAAAGAAGTTGGCGCAAAATTAAATGCAATGTTGGAAATGGGGGCATCAAAACCATGGCCCGATGCTTTGGAGGCATTTACCGGCACTCGTCAAATGTCAGGCAAGGCGATGATTGAATATTTCGCGCCATTATTAGCATGGTTGAAAAAAGAAAATAAGGGCCAAAAAAAGGGCTGGTAA
- a CDS encoding phosphoribosyl-AMP cyclohydrolase, which yields MKISHFLLAGTAALVLAACSKTETEGTPVNEVSSTETISDEAASAPITAEEVTAAQIAWGEGIVTIGKAFLDKGDYKAAAEKHIKEFYGYEEGDVAFKPTLAAADQFRGSFEEALSYFIGTENTEDKGFALKPYTKVRWENDKTIIDGDSAMAMGNYYFTDTQGKDTKVEYSFGYKRDKDGKLKINLHHSSLPFAPAAAPAAAK from the coding sequence ATGAAGATTTCACATTTTTTATTGGCCGGTACCGCAGCTTTGGTTTTGGCTGCATGCAGCAAAACCGAAACTGAAGGCACGCCTGTTAATGAGGTTTCATCAACTGAAACAATTTCAGATGAAGCTGCTTCTGCGCCAATTACTGCCGAAGAAGTAACCGCTGCGCAAATCGCATGGGGCGAAGGCATTGTTACAATTGGCAAGGCATTTTTGGACAAAGGCGATTATAAGGCAGCTGCAGAAAAGCATATTAAAGAATTTTATGGTTATGAAGAAGGCGATGTCGCTTTTAAGCCTACTTTGGCAGCAGCAGACCAATTTCGCGGCAGTTTCGAAGAAGCATTAAGCTATTTCATCGGCACGGAAAATACCGAAGATAAAGGTTTTGCTCTAAAACCATATACAAAAGTACGCTGGGAAAATGACAAAACCATCATCGATGGCGACAGCGCGATGGCAATGGGTAATTATTATTTCACCGATACACAGGGCAAAGACACCAAAGTTGAATATAGCTTTGGGTATAAGCGCGACAAAGACGGAAAATTGAAAATCAACTTGCACCACAGCTCGCTTCCCTTTGCGCCAGCAGCAGCACCAGCAGCAGCAAAATAA
- a CDS encoding AMP nucleosidase, with product MTNNNPKKIVDELIQLYDNSCRNLRDALTAFLNDGIIPTERQRAEGVFAYPELVVTYSGDEKNPNNNLAYGRLESEGIFRSTVTRPQHFAQYLLSQLLLLDEQFDVKFEARISQQEIPFPYVLDGTDGLNLGERNPAEIAKYFPSTELAHIGDETADGLLPKMEDGSRPLSLFDGLRTDFSLARLQHYTGTKPADFQRYILFTNYHRYVDEFVNWGSAQIGKGTYTALAGAGGILIEEPSEDPLKLVADSAWRRFQMPAYHLMAPDGKGITLVNIGVGPSNAKNICDHLAVLRPEAWLMIGHCGGLRETQRIGDYVLAHAYLRDDHIMDNVLPPEIPIPPIAEVQQALASAAEQISGTSGADLKKRMRTGTIVTTDDRNWELRYSASALRFSQSRAIGIDMESATIAAQGYRFRVPYGTLLCVSDKPLHGEIKMPGQANRFYEEAIASHLQIGIQTCKLLKDAGNSLHSRKLRAFNEPPFR from the coding sequence ATGACTAATAATAATCCTAAAAAAATCGTAGATGAGCTTATACAGCTTTATGACAATTCATGCCGCAATCTTCGCGATGCATTAACAGCTTTTTTGAATGACGGCATTATCCCCACGGAACGGCAAAGGGCCGAGGGTGTATTTGCCTATCCCGAATTAGTTGTGACTTATTCAGGTGATGAAAAAAATCCCAATAATAATTTGGCATATGGCAGGTTGGAATCCGAAGGCATTTTCCGTTCCACCGTCACCAGACCACAGCATTTTGCCCAATATTTGTTAAGCCAGCTTTTATTATTGGATGAACAATTTGATGTGAAATTTGAAGCAAGGATTAGCCAACAAGAAATCCCCTTCCCCTATGTGCTTGACGGAACAGATGGGTTAAATTTAGGGGAGAGAAACCCTGCTGAAATTGCAAAATATTTCCCGTCCACCGAACTTGCCCATATTGGTGATGAGACCGCCGATGGTTTGCTTCCCAAAATGGAGGATGGATCGCGGCCCTTATCCTTATTTGATGGATTGCGCACAGATTTTTCATTGGCAAGATTACAACATTATACCGGAACAAAACCCGCAGATTTCCAACGTTATATCCTTTTTACAAATTATCACCGCTATGTTGATGAATTTGTTAATTGGGGCAGCGCACAAATTGGTAAAGGCACATATACCGCGCTTGCCGGTGCAGGCGGCATATTGATTGAAGAACCCAGTGAAGACCCATTAAAATTGGTCGCGGACAGCGCATGGCGGCGTTTTCAAATGCCTGCTTATCATTTAATGGCCCCTGATGGTAAGGGGATTACCCTTGTCAATATTGGCGTTGGCCCATCAAATGCAAAAAATATTTGCGACCATTTGGCGGTATTAAGGCCCGAAGCATGGTTGATGATTGGCCATTGTGGCGGCCTGCGTGAAACACAGCGCATCGGCGATTATGTATTGGCGCACGCCTATCTTCGCGATGATCATATTATGGATAATGTTTTGCCGCCCGAAATCCCCATCCCTCCTATTGCAGAGGTGCAGCAAGCATTGGCCAGCGCAGCGGAGCAGATTTCTGGAACAAGCGGCGCCGACCTTAAAAAACGGATGCGCACCGGCACAATTGTAACAACCGATGATCGCAATTGGGAACTTCGCTACAGCGCCTCTGCACTGCGTTTCTCGCAATCTCGCGCCATTGGCATTGACATGGAATCCGCCACTATCGCGGCGCAGGGATATCGTTTCCGCGTGCCATATGGCACATTATTATGCGTGTCAGACAAACCTTTACATGGTGAAATTAAAATGCCCGGTCAGGCAAATCGTTTTTACGAAGAGGCAATTGCGTCGCATTTACAAATTGGTATTCAAACCTGTAAATTATTAAAAGATGCGGGCAACAGCCTACATAGTAGAAAGCTACGTGCGTTTAATGAACCTCCATTTAGATGA
- a CDS encoding sensor histidine kinase — protein MGEGSDISNIAIGFILAAWTLFSAFYIWDAIALRKRARNSLLKTARFSKLLDSAPAIPIIVKVGGNLEAPDRLARWLGLDRKIEKIADLAFDGKEGIATDILSQLASNINLAQKTAASFSQIIKVSGSERRFMIRGNIADSQIYPNGAALLWLFDATESASQIEKLQDDANNAKAAFRALAGIIEAAPIAAWHRDKQFNLTFVNEAYVKAVGAKNAQQVIEQDIELVEPFKGENAVAAAARAMEMNEMVKRTLPTTIYGARRQVEAYDVPLGDVGVAGFAIDVHNLAESQSEFRRFSEAQRELLDNMSAAVAQFDGNGILKFANLPFLRIFSIRAQWLADGPEFDRVLDKMREAGRIPEVRDFPEWRAQKRKWFQAPEPEEEHWLLQDGLHLRTLAQPVPDGGLILIFEDRTEQAQLSKARDTLLRARTATFDNLFEAVAVFGTDGKLNIWNRQFAEIWGVEEQILASHPRIDEMLQHMGRSLRKSSQISIIGEIIRASTVHRQQKKTRIEFADKRMFQMATMPLPDGSSLMVMIDISDSIQIEHALTERNAALSEADKVKSQFLANMSYEFRTPLTSIAGFAELLNAGVAGDLTDTGKEYVAAIIESAGRLTDQINMVLDFSQSQAGALPIEYKDIDLHDIIGASMANYSKQAKEKSLNLQYNASQQPLKIKGDAERLRQVFDQLIGNAVQHISENSDIIISSKFMANNVLVEVGDNGPGMSMAAQAVAFDSVKMPSNDMNMSAHKAKNGQSNGQSNGQRKGGLGLPLAKQLIELHGGKISVKSELGRGTVFSISLPKNKQS, from the coding sequence ATGGGTGAGGGGAGCGATATAAGCAATATTGCCATCGGCTTCATCTTGGCGGCATGGACTTTATTTTCGGCATTTTATATTTGGGATGCGATTGCGCTTCGTAAAAGAGCACGAAATAGCTTGTTAAAAACGGCCAGATTTTCAAAATTATTGGATAGCGCACCTGCCATTCCCATCATTGTCAAGGTTGGTGGAAATTTGGAGGCACCGGATCGTCTTGCCCGCTGGCTGGGGCTTGACCGGAAAATTGAAAAAATTGCGGATTTGGCATTTGATGGTAAAGAAGGTATTGCAACCGATATATTATCTCAATTGGCCAGCAATATAAATTTGGCGCAAAAAACAGCGGCCAGTTTTTCCCAAATAATTAAGGTTAGCGGAAGTGAGCGGCGATTTATGATACGCGGCAACATTGCCGATTCACAAATTTACCCCAATGGTGCTGCCTTGCTATGGTTATTTGATGCAACCGAAAGCGCCAGCCAGATTGAAAAATTACAAGATGATGCCAATAATGCAAAGGCGGCGTTTCGCGCCTTAGCAGGGATTATAGAGGCTGCCCCCATTGCCGCATGGCACCGCGATAAACAATTTAACCTGACATTTGTTAATGAAGCTTATGTAAAGGCAGTTGGTGCCAAAAACGCGCAGCAGGTTATTGAACAAGATATAGAATTAGTTGAACCATTTAAGGGCGAAAATGCCGTCGCGGCGGCCGCCCGCGCGATGGAAATGAACGAAATGGTAAAGCGCACTTTGCCAACCACCATATATGGGGCGCGCCGCCAGGTGGAGGCTTATGATGTTCCATTGGGCGATGTTGGAGTTGCCGGCTTTGCCATTGATGTGCATAATTTGGCAGAATCTCAATCCGAATTTCGCCGTTTTTCAGAGGCACAGCGCGAATTATTGGACAATATGTCGGCGGCGGTTGCCCAATTTGACGGCAATGGGATATTGAAATTTGCCAATTTACCATTTCTTAGAATTTTTTCCATCCGTGCCCAATGGCTGGCCGATGGTCCAGAATTTGACAGGGTTTTGGACAAAATGCGCGAGGCGGGACGCATACCCGAGGTTCGCGATTTTCCCGAATGGCGGGCGCAAAAACGTAAATGGTTTCAAGCGCCAGAGCCAGAAGAGGAGCATTGGTTGCTGCAAGATGGACTACATCTTCGCACATTGGCGCAGCCCGTGCCTGATGGCGGTTTGATTTTAATTTTTGAAGACCGAACCGAACAGGCCCAATTATCCAAAGCGCGCGATACATTGTTGCGAGCACGAACCGCAACATTTGATAATTTATTTGAAGCTGTGGCAGTATTCGGCACGGATGGTAAATTAAATATATGGAACCGTCAATTTGCCGAAATTTGGGGCGTAGAAGAGCAGATTTTGGCGTCGCATCCGCGCATTGATGAAATGTTGCAGCATATGGGGCGCAGCCTACGTAAATCATCGCAAATATCAATTATTGGGGAGATTATCCGCGCATCCACCGTGCATAGGCAGCAAAAGAAAACCAGAATTGAATTTGCCGATAAACGAATGTTCCAGATGGCTACCATGCCCTTACCCGATGGGAGTTCATTGATGGTGATGATTGATATTAGTGATAGCATACAAATCGAACATGCATTGACCGAACGCAACGCCGCATTGTCAGAGGCGGACAAGGTCAAGAGCCAGTTTTTGGCCAATATGAGTTATGAATTTAGAACGCCGCTTACATCAATTGCTGGATTTGCCGAATTGTTAAATGCGGGCGTGGCGGGTGACTTAACCGATACGGGTAAGGAATATGTCGCTGCCATTATTGAATCAGCAGGCCGATTGACGGATCAAATTAACATGGTCCTTGATTTTAGCCAAAGTCAGGCCGGCGCATTGCCAATTGAATATAAGGATATTGATCTGCACGACATTATCGGCGCTTCTATGGCCAATTATAGCAAGCAGGCAAAGGAAAAATCGCTTAATTTACAATATAATGCGTCGCAGCAGCCATTGAAGATAAAGGGAGATGCGGAACGATTGAGACAGGTTTTTGACCAATTAATCGGTAATGCCGTTCAGCATATATCCGAAAATTCAGATATTATTATAAGCAGTAAATTTATGGCAAATAATGTGTTGGTGGAGGTTGGCGATAATGGTCCTGGGATGAGCATGGCGGCGCAGGCTGTGGCATTTGATTCCGTAAAAATGCCCAGCAATGACATGAATATGTCCGCCCATAAAGCGAAAAATGGCCAAAGTAATGGCCAAAGTAATGGCCAAAGAAAAGGCGGCCTTGGCCTGCCATTGGCAAAACAATTAATTGAACTGCATGGCGGTAAAATATCGGTAAAATCTGAATTGGGTAGGGGGACGGTTTTTTCGATCAGCCTGCCAAAGAATAAGCAATCATAA
- a CDS encoding DUF2238 domain-containing protein, which produces MINIKPDEFRYRKLLIGLLLAVILIVQINQPFPEMAWMQHLPTMLLIIFSPLLLRRWPINDAALAFIILFLILHSIGGRYAYSNVPYNRWSQDIFGFHLNEIMGWTRNHYDRLVHYFFGFCALLPFAQLSKSAGHSASFSVKLAIGFVLAASCIYEIFEWLLTIFMAGETAARYNGQQGDIWDAQKDMALAAIGAMTLYWPVKKWIDH; this is translated from the coding sequence TTGATCAATATAAAGCCTGATGAGTTTCGATATCGTAAGTTGCTCATCGGGCTTTTATTGGCAGTTATTTTAATTGTTCAAATAAATCAGCCATTCCCCGAAATGGCATGGATGCAACATTTGCCCACAATGTTGCTGATAATTTTCTCCCCCCTGCTTCTGCGCCGATGGCCGATTAACGATGCAGCGCTGGCCTTTATCATCCTATTTTTAATATTGCACAGCATTGGCGGGCGATATGCATATAGCAATGTCCCCTATAATCGTTGGAGCCAGGATATATTCGGTTTTCATCTTAATGAGATAATGGGTTGGACGCGCAATCATTATGACCGATTGGTGCATTATTTTTTTGGTTTTTGCGCTTTATTACCCTTTGCGCAATTGTCAAAAAGCGCGGGGCATAGCGCGTCATTTTCGGTAAAATTGGCCATTGGATTTGTGTTGGCGGCATCTTGTATTTATGAAATATTTGAATGGTTGCTTACCATATTTATGGCGGGTGAAACCGCAGCCCGTTATAATGGGCAACAGGGCGATATTTGGGACGCGCAAAAGGATATGGCGCTGGCGGCGATTGGCGCAATGACGCTTTATTGGCCGGTGAAAAAATGGATTGATCATTAA